A single window of Bordetella genomosp. 11 DNA harbors:
- a CDS encoding LysR family transcriptional regulator produces the protein MHGVALKYFAEVAATGSLSAASERLFVAVSAISRQIAKLEAEVGTPLFTRMSRGMVLSEAGELLLAHARRTLLEADAVLQDITSLRGAPSGTIRVVATDGPAHHFLPEVMSAFRTRHPHARFSLHVCPQAEAVRRVSQGEADLAVSFSSESSLGTVARHSMPAPIYAVMCRTHPLSRQACVVPRELLPYALATGDATSATRKLLERCWRMEGLSFEPVFVSNLSAALMSFVRNSDRVMLGAYLPAESALRRGGLVARRLDHPKMAMRRLQVHTMEGRLLPGMVEEFLGHIATSLQNVADSIPALGRSRAGAPATPRARRASSAGKTPALV, from the coding sequence ATGCACGGTGTCGCTCTGAAATATTTCGCCGAGGTCGCCGCCACGGGTAGCCTGAGCGCCGCGTCGGAACGCCTTTTCGTGGCGGTGTCGGCGATCAGCCGGCAGATCGCCAAACTGGAGGCGGAGGTCGGCACGCCGCTGTTCACCCGCATGTCGCGCGGCATGGTGCTCAGCGAAGCCGGCGAACTGTTGCTGGCCCATGCCCGCCGCACCCTGCTGGAAGCGGATGCCGTGCTGCAGGACATCACCAGCCTGCGCGGCGCGCCCAGCGGGACCATCCGGGTGGTCGCCACCGACGGCCCGGCGCATCATTTCCTGCCCGAGGTGATGTCGGCTTTCCGCACGCGCCATCCGCATGCGCGATTCAGCCTGCATGTGTGTCCGCAGGCCGAGGCGGTGCGCCGGGTGTCGCAAGGCGAGGCCGACCTGGCCGTGTCCTTCAGCTCGGAATCGAGCCTGGGCACGGTGGCGCGCCATTCCATGCCCGCGCCGATCTACGCCGTTATGTGCCGTACGCATCCCCTGTCCCGCCAGGCTTGCGTCGTCCCGCGCGAGCTGCTGCCTTATGCGCTGGCGACCGGCGACGCCACATCGGCCACGCGCAAGCTGCTGGAGCGCTGCTGGCGGATGGAAGGCCTGAGCTTCGAACCCGTGTTCGTCAGCAACCTGTCGGCCGCGCTGATGTCGTTCGTGCGCAACTCCGACCGCGTGATGCTGGGGGCGTATCTTCCGGCGGAATCCGCCCTGCGGCGCGGGGGCCTGGTGGCGCGGCGGCTGGACCACCCGAAAATGGCGATGCGGCGGCTGCAGGTGCACACCATGGAGGGCCGCCTGCTGCCGGGGATGGTAGAGGAATTCCTCGGGCATATCGCCACATCGCTGCAAAATGTCGCCGATAGCATCCCAGCCCTGGGGCGGAGCCGGGCGGGCGCCCCCGCCACGCCGCGCGCGCGGCGGGCTTCGTCCGCCGGCAAGACACCTGCATTGGTGTGA
- a CDS encoding succinylglutamate desuccinylase/aspartoacylase domain-containing protein produces the protein MPADAPLPIRPFELPCPDLNVERAGNTGTEGIWHFDSGLPGRSVMLTALIHGNELCGAWALKAVLAHGVRPRTGALTLAFCNLAAFDRFDAASYAASRYVDEDMNRIWTDDRLADDGTQERRRAAAILPWLKKADWLLDIHSMSNSVVPLQMAGVQQRNIDLALTLGNPAKIIADAGHAAGVRMRDYGKFGEEGDNGTRSLLIECGFHGALAARDVAMDQTARFLVASGIVESTDLPGAWFAPTAPSQEALLVTHAIAAKSADFRFAEPWKGLEKLAKAGTVIGWSEGEPVVTPYDDCVLIMPSLANVRAGVTVVRLARPITADG, from the coding sequence ATGCCCGCCGATGCCCCCCTCCCCATTCGTCCCTTTGAACTACCCTGCCCCGACCTGAACGTGGAACGCGCCGGCAATACGGGAACGGAAGGCATCTGGCACTTCGACTCCGGCCTGCCCGGGCGCAGCGTCATGCTGACCGCGCTCATCCATGGCAACGAACTGTGCGGCGCCTGGGCCTTGAAGGCCGTGCTGGCGCACGGCGTGCGGCCGCGAACCGGCGCGTTGACGCTGGCGTTCTGCAACCTGGCGGCCTTCGACCGCTTCGATGCGGCCAGTTACGCCGCATCGCGGTATGTCGACGAAGACATGAACCGCATCTGGACCGACGACAGGCTGGCCGACGACGGCACCCAGGAACGCCGCCGCGCCGCCGCGATCCTGCCCTGGCTGAAGAAAGCCGACTGGCTGCTGGACATCCATTCCATGAGCAATTCGGTCGTGCCCTTGCAAATGGCCGGCGTGCAGCAGCGCAACATCGATCTGGCCCTGACTTTGGGCAATCCGGCGAAGATCATCGCCGACGCTGGCCACGCGGCCGGCGTGCGCATGCGCGACTACGGCAAATTCGGCGAAGAAGGCGACAACGGCACGCGCTCTCTGCTGATCGAATGCGGCTTTCATGGCGCGCTGGCCGCCCGCGACGTGGCTATGGACCAGACCGCGCGTTTCCTGGTCGCGTCGGGCATCGTCGAATCCACCGACCTGCCCGGCGCCTGGTTCGCGCCCACGGCGCCCAGCCAGGAGGCCCTGCTGGTGACGCACGCCATCGCCGCCAAGAGCGCGGATTTCCGCTTCGCCGAACCCTGGAAAGGCCTGGAAAAACTGGCCAAGGCCGGCACCGTCATAGGCTGGTCCGAGGGCGAGCCGGTCGTCACCCCCTACGACGACTGCGTGCTGATCATGCCGTCGCTAGCCAATGTGCGGGCCGGCGTCACCGTCGTGCGGCTGGCGCGCCCCATTACCGCCGACGGCTAA
- a CDS encoding ABC transporter permease — translation MALFILRRLIQSLFVLLAVSVVVFFAVYAVGDPIELLVSPEASLADRQQMIARLGLDLPVWQQYAGFVWRALHGDLGTSFVQGVPAISLILQRLPATFELVVAAILLTCLLGIPLGLLAGLRRDTALGRGILATSVLGFSLPAFWLGMMLILMFAVWLGWLPASGRGETVSVLGIPFSFLTRDGLAHMAMPAVNLALANVALVLRMTASGVAEAESQEYVKFARAKGIRPGRIVSRHILRNILIPVVTVVGMEFGQLIAYSTITETVFAWPGMGKLLIDSVYQLDRPVVVAYVMFVTFLFVLINLIVDILYAVLDPRVQLTAPAH, via the coding sequence GTGGCATTGTTCATCCTGCGCCGGCTCATACAGAGCCTGTTCGTCCTGCTTGCCGTATCCGTCGTCGTTTTTTTCGCGGTCTATGCCGTCGGCGATCCCATCGAACTCCTGGTCAGTCCCGAAGCCAGCCTGGCCGATCGCCAGCAGATGATCGCCCGGCTCGGCCTGGATTTGCCCGTGTGGCAGCAATATGCCGGCTTCGTGTGGCGCGCCCTGCACGGCGACCTGGGCACATCCTTCGTGCAGGGCGTACCGGCGATCTCCCTGATCCTGCAGCGCCTGCCGGCCACTTTCGAACTCGTGGTCGCCGCCATCCTGCTGACCTGTCTGCTGGGCATTCCGCTGGGCCTGCTGGCGGGGCTGCGGCGCGACACGGCGCTGGGCCGCGGCATCCTCGCGACATCCGTGCTGGGCTTTTCCCTGCCTGCCTTCTGGCTGGGCATGATGCTGATACTGATGTTCGCCGTCTGGCTGGGATGGCTGCCGGCCTCGGGCCGGGGCGAAACGGTCAGCGTGCTGGGCATCCCGTTTTCCTTCCTGACGCGCGACGGCCTGGCGCACATGGCGATGCCGGCCGTGAACCTGGCGCTGGCCAACGTGGCGCTGGTGTTGCGCATGACCGCGTCCGGGGTGGCCGAAGCCGAGAGCCAGGAATACGTCAAGTTCGCCCGCGCCAAGGGCATCCGCCCGGGCCGCATCGTCAGCCGCCACATCCTGCGCAACATCCTGATCCCCGTGGTCACGGTGGTCGGCATGGAGTTCGGCCAGTTGATCGCCTATTCGACCATCACCGAAACCGTCTTCGCGTGGCCCGGCATGGGCAAGCTGCTGATCGACAGCGTGTACCAGCTGGACAGGCCGGTGGTGGTGGCCTACGTCATGTTCGTCACCTTCCTGTTCGTCTTGATCAACCTGATCGTCGACATCCTGTATGCCGTGCTCGATCCGCGCGTGCAGCTGACCGCGCCGGCGCATTAA
- a CDS encoding ABC transporter permease, with translation MPDSASSGRTRTVPPLAETPRRAAILRKLRGRPTARGTLIVLAVLALIILIAPFFAPQNPYDLANLSIMDGRLPPRSVSLDGHTYWMGTDDQGRDMLSAILYGIRISLIVGLSAVAIATAIGSTVGLLAAYAGGRVDAMLMRLVDFVLGFPSILVALVLLAVLGRGVDKVILALVLVQWAHYARIMRGRALQERRKEYVEAAMNLGFPAWRIMLVHLLPNCVGPILVYATVQIAHAIALEATLSFLGVGVPITEPSLGLLIANGFQYLLSGDYWISLFPGLALLFLILTINILGDRLRESLDPRR, from the coding sequence ATGCCCGATTCCGCTTCCTCCGGCCGCACGCGCACCGTCCCGCCCCTGGCCGAGACACCGAGGCGAGCCGCGATCCTGCGCAAGCTGCGCGGCCGGCCCACCGCCCGCGGCACGCTGATTGTGCTCGCCGTGCTGGCGCTGATCATTTTGATCGCGCCGTTCTTCGCGCCGCAGAACCCCTACGATCTTGCCAACCTGAGCATCATGGACGGACGGCTGCCGCCGCGTTCCGTATCGTTGGACGGACATACGTACTGGATGGGTACCGACGACCAGGGGCGCGACATGCTCAGCGCCATCCTGTACGGCATACGCATCAGCCTGATCGTCGGACTGTCCGCCGTGGCCATTGCCACGGCCATCGGCAGTACCGTCGGCCTGCTGGCTGCCTACGCGGGCGGCCGCGTGGATGCAATGCTGATGCGCCTGGTCGATTTCGTCCTGGGCTTTCCCTCCATCCTCGTCGCGCTGGTGCTGCTGGCCGTGCTGGGCCGCGGCGTCGACAAGGTCATCCTGGCGCTGGTGCTGGTGCAATGGGCGCACTATGCCCGCATCATGCGCGGCCGCGCGCTGCAGGAGCGGCGCAAGGAATACGTCGAAGCGGCCATGAACCTGGGCTTTCCGGCATGGCGCATCATGCTCGTGCACCTGCTGCCCAACTGCGTCGGCCCGATTCTGGTCTACGCCACGGTGCAGATCGCCCACGCGATCGCGCTGGAGGCCACGCTGTCCTTCCTGGGCGTGGGCGTGCCGATCACCGAGCCTTCCCTGGGCCTGCTGATCGCCAACGGATTCCAATACCTGCTGTCCGGCGATTACTGGATCAGCCTGTTCCCCGGCCTGGCACTCCTGTTCCTTATCCTGACCATCAACATCCTGGGCGATCGCCTTCGGGAAAGCCTGGATCCGCGCCGATGA
- a CDS encoding ABC transporter ATP-binding protein, whose amino-acid sequence MSDLLLEVRGLRTAFHTPAGAWPAVDGVDLTLRRGEILGLVGESGSGKSVTGFSLMGLIDPPGEVVAGEVRFKGEDLRKRDEEGMRRLRGNRIAMIFQDPLMTLNPVLRIGEQMAETILTHENVSRADAMARCAQALAMVGIPSPEARLRSFPHEFSGGMRQRVAIAIALLNKPDLIIADEPTTALDVTIQGQILYRMQEICRTQNTALIWITHDLGVVAELADRIAVMYAGRIVETGPVDEVLDAPRHPYTQGLLRSMPGTAQPGARLRQIDGMAPSLAARPSGCPFRPRCGNAVTRCTEQFPGPTREGARSFHCYAPVARAGAQP is encoded by the coding sequence ATGAGCGACCTTCTGCTGGAGGTGCGCGGACTGCGCACCGCATTTCATACCCCCGCCGGCGCGTGGCCGGCCGTCGACGGCGTGGACCTGACGCTGCGCCGCGGCGAAATCCTGGGCCTGGTCGGCGAATCCGGTTCGGGCAAATCCGTGACCGGCTTTTCGCTGATGGGCCTGATCGATCCGCCGGGCGAGGTCGTCGCCGGCGAAGTGCGCTTCAAGGGCGAAGACCTGCGCAAGCGCGACGAAGAAGGAATGCGGCGCCTGCGCGGCAACCGCATCGCCATGATCTTCCAGGATCCGCTGATGACGCTCAACCCGGTGCTGCGCATCGGCGAGCAAATGGCCGAGACCATACTGACGCATGAAAACGTCAGCCGCGCCGACGCCATGGCGCGCTGCGCGCAGGCGCTGGCCATGGTCGGCATCCCCTCGCCCGAGGCCCGCCTGCGCAGCTTCCCGCACGAATTCTCCGGCGGCATGCGCCAGCGCGTGGCGATCGCCATCGCCTTGCTGAACAAGCCCGACCTGATCATCGCCGACGAACCGACCACGGCGCTGGATGTCACGATCCAGGGACAGATTCTGTATCGCATGCAGGAGATCTGCCGAACGCAGAATACGGCGCTGATCTGGATCACCCACGATCTGGGCGTAGTCGCGGAACTGGCCGACCGCATCGCGGTGATGTACGCCGGCCGCATCGTCGAGACCGGGCCGGTGGACGAAGTGCTGGATGCGCCGCGCCATCCCTATACGCAGGGCCTGCTGCGATCCATGCCCGGCACCGCCCAACCCGGCGCGCGCCTGCGGCAGATCGACGGCATGGCGCCCAGCCTCGCCGCGCGCCCTTCGGGTTGCCCTTTCCGGCCCCGCTGCGGCAACGCGGTCACACGCTGCACGGAACAATTCCCCGGCCCCACGCGCGAAGGCGCCCGCAGCTTCCATTGCTACGCGCCGGTGGCGCGGGCGGGAGCACAGCCATGA
- a CDS encoding ABC transporter ATP-binding protein — MSASPMNAPVIELRDIHKRFGQRPDLAQRLLALAGRRNDRTVVHAVNGVNLTIAAGEVVGLVGESGCGKSTLGRVVAGLHAPTQGELRYHGRPVAELRGRERLNYILGVQMVFQDPQASLNPRHRVRQILGEALKVHKLAAPAEIPARVDSALADVGLGVDYRDRFPHQISGGQRQRIGIARALMVAPSFLVCDEPVAALDVSIQAQVINLFMDLRERNNFTYLFISHDLGVVRHISDRVAIMYLGRIVETAPAAEIFGAANHPYTQALLAEVPDVKRRGRRFTPIQGEIPSPLAPPPGCAFHPRCPHAMPRCREQTPPLAEIAPAHWSACHLNDAPG; from the coding sequence ATGAGCGCTTCCCCCATGAACGCACCCGTCATCGAATTGCGCGACATCCACAAGCGCTTCGGGCAGCGTCCCGATCTCGCGCAGCGCCTGCTCGCCCTGGCCGGCCGCCGCAACGACCGCACCGTGGTCCACGCGGTGAACGGCGTCAACCTGACGATCGCTGCCGGCGAAGTGGTCGGCCTGGTCGGCGAATCCGGCTGCGGCAAATCGACGCTGGGCCGCGTGGTGGCGGGCCTGCACGCGCCCACGCAGGGCGAACTGCGTTACCACGGCCGACCGGTGGCCGAACTGCGCGGACGCGAGCGATTGAACTACATCCTGGGCGTCCAGATGGTGTTCCAGGACCCGCAGGCTTCGCTGAATCCGCGCCATCGCGTGCGGCAGATCCTCGGAGAAGCGCTGAAGGTGCACAAGCTGGCGGCGCCGGCCGAGATCCCCGCGCGCGTCGACAGCGCCCTGGCCGACGTTGGCCTGGGCGTTGACTATCGCGACCGCTTCCCTCACCAGATTTCCGGCGGCCAGCGCCAGCGCATCGGCATCGCGCGCGCGCTGATGGTGGCGCCCTCCTTCCTGGTCTGCGACGAACCCGTGGCGGCGCTGGACGTATCCATCCAGGCGCAGGTCATCAACCTGTTCATGGACCTGCGCGAACGCAACAACTTCACCTATTTGTTCATCAGCCATGACCTGGGAGTGGTGCGGCATATCTCCGACCGCGTCGCCATCATGTACCTGGGCCGCATCGTGGAAACCGCGCCGGCCGCGGAGATCTTCGGCGCGGCCAACCATCCCTACACGCAGGCGCTGCTGGCGGAAGTCCCCGACGTGAAGCGGCGCGGCCGCCGGTTCACGCCCATCCAGGGCGAGATACCCTCGCCGCTGGCGCCGCCGCCGGGCTGCGCCTTCCATCCGCGCTGTCCTCACGCCATGCCGCGTTGCCGCGAACAAACGCCGCCGCTGGCCGAAATCGCGCCCGCGCACTGGTCGGCCTGCCACCTGAACGATGCGCCCGGCTGA
- a CDS encoding alpha/beta hydrolase — translation MNASNAERISLDLNHPGRNAIPYVDEDRNSDRPFTLHTYRPYHYTPDRPVVFVQHGVLRNGDDYRDFWIPAADKHNVLIVAPTFSNEIWPGTESYNNGRVFTPSGNVRPVAGWTYVLVERVFNDLRAAGVTEVEQAYLFGHSAGGQFVHRLMSSQSHAPFKAVTIGNPGWYTLPTFDHPYPEGLDGVGLAQDHLVRLLGYPMTILAGDQDIATSDPNLPSEPAAQRQGPHRYARAHNYFEAGKREATRLGVPFNWTLQSVPGIGHDGKAMSAVCASLWFEGRMPDDTEMAALAGKTVA, via the coding sequence ATGAATGCCTCCAACGCCGAACGCATCAGCCTGGACCTGAACCACCCGGGCCGCAACGCCATTCCCTACGTCGACGAGGACCGCAACAGCGACCGGCCGTTCACGCTGCACACCTATCGGCCGTACCACTACACGCCCGACCGCCCGGTGGTGTTCGTCCAGCATGGCGTGCTGCGCAACGGCGACGACTACCGGGACTTCTGGATTCCCGCCGCCGACAAGCACAACGTGCTGATCGTCGCGCCCACCTTCTCCAACGAAATCTGGCCCGGCACGGAAAGCTACAACAACGGCCGCGTGTTCACGCCCAGCGGCAATGTGCGCCCCGTGGCCGGCTGGACGTATGTGCTGGTCGAACGCGTATTCAACGACCTGCGCGCCGCCGGCGTCACCGAGGTCGAGCAGGCCTATCTGTTCGGCCATTCCGCGGGCGGCCAGTTCGTGCATCGGCTGATGAGCAGCCAATCGCACGCCCCTTTCAAGGCGGTCACGATCGGCAATCCCGGCTGGTACACCCTGCCCACCTTCGATCATCCCTATCCCGAGGGACTGGATGGCGTGGGCCTGGCGCAGGACCATCTGGTGCGCCTGCTGGGCTACCCGATGACCATCCTGGCGGGCGACCAGGACATTGCCACCAGCGATCCCAACCTGCCCTCCGAACCGGCAGCCCAGCGCCAGGGCCCGCATCGCTACGCGCGTGCCCACAACTACTTCGAAGCCGGCAAGCGCGAGGCCACCCGCCTGGGCGTGCCGTTCAACTGGACCCTGCAATCGGTGCCCGGCATCGGCCATGACGGCAAGGCCATGTCCGCCGTCTGCGCCAGCCTGTGGTTCGAAGGCCGCATGCCGGACGACACGGAAATGGCCGCGCTGGCCGGCAAAACGGTTGCCTGA
- a CDS encoding M20 family metallopeptidase produces MSAQPSLSALPSSADIAAGLRSWIECESPTHFPAGVAAMAGLVQAEAHAAGLRTELKPLGDTTGPLLVVSNRAADDTRPGILILAHMDTVHPVGTLRETPYRIEGDKLYGPGCYDMKAGIYMALLAMGRLATPGSSRLPVDMVLVPDEETGSHASRPFIEAYARNARYGLVCEPARANGGKCVTARKGTGMLRLGIKGHAAHAGVAHEKGRSAIREMAHQILALEGITDYARGVTVSVGTIEGGTATNTVPALCRCVVDFRVPDMPAAEDTLRRMRGLTPVGQDVSLDIDVELNRPPMVKTEATTQLLGKARLFATAAGFTLDDAPMTGGGSDANFTSAMGVPTLDGLGADGDGAHTLHEHILVSTLAARAKFWHLLLKDLE; encoded by the coding sequence ATGTCCGCTCAACCTTCACTTTCCGCCCTGCCCTCGTCGGCCGATATCGCCGCGGGGCTGCGATCCTGGATCGAATGCGAATCGCCCACCCATTTCCCCGCGGGTGTCGCCGCCATGGCCGGCCTGGTACAGGCCGAGGCGCACGCCGCCGGCCTGCGCACGGAACTGAAGCCGCTGGGCGACACGACGGGCCCGCTGCTGGTGGTCTCCAATCGCGCCGCGGACGATACGCGGCCCGGCATCCTGATACTGGCGCACATGGACACCGTCCACCCCGTCGGCACGCTGCGGGAAACGCCCTATCGCATCGAGGGGGACAAACTGTACGGCCCGGGCTGCTATGACATGAAGGCCGGCATCTACATGGCGCTGCTGGCCATGGGCCGGCTGGCGACGCCGGGTTCGAGCCGGCTACCGGTCGACATGGTGCTGGTGCCGGACGAAGAAACCGGCAGCCATGCCTCGCGGCCTTTTATCGAAGCCTACGCGCGCAACGCCCGCTACGGCCTGGTGTGCGAGCCGGCGCGCGCCAATGGCGGCAAATGCGTGACGGCCCGCAAAGGCACCGGCATGCTGCGGCTTGGTATCAAGGGCCACGCCGCCCACGCCGGCGTCGCCCATGAAAAAGGCCGCAGCGCCATCCGCGAAATGGCGCACCAGATACTGGCGCTGGAAGGCATCACCGATTACGCGCGCGGCGTCACCGTCAGCGTCGGCACCATCGAAGGCGGCACGGCCACCAACACGGTGCCCGCGCTGTGCCGCTGCGTGGTGGACTTCCGTGTGCCCGACATGCCCGCGGCCGAGGATACGCTCAGGCGCATGCGCGGGCTGACGCCCGTCGGCCAGGACGTCAGCCTGGACATCGACGTCGAACTGAATCGCCCGCCCATGGTGAAGACCGAAGCCACCACCCAGCTGCTGGGCAAGGCCAGGCTGTTCGCCACCGCCGCCGGCTTCACGCTGGACGACGCGCCGATGACGGGCGGCGGCAGCGACGCGAACTTCACCTCCGCGATGGGCGTCCCCACCCTGGACGGCCTGGGCGCGGACGGCGATGGCGCGCACACGCTGCACGAGCACATCCTGGTCAGCACGCTGGCGGCGCGCGCCAAATTCTGGCATCTGCTGCTCAAGGACCTGGAATAG
- a CDS encoding RidA family protein: protein MTTPITDRLRELGLELPRLPQPAGSYVPFRRHGDIVYLAGQTSSRDGKAIYAGALHGPDDVERGYAAARLCMLNLLAALSQACDGDLDLVGGCLKVNGFVLAAAGFDAVPAVVNGASDLLIELFGDAGKHARTAVGVAVLPRNATVEVEAVFFLKS from the coding sequence ATGACGACTCCCATCACCGACCGCCTGCGTGAACTCGGCCTGGAGCTTCCCCGCCTGCCGCAACCGGCCGGCAGCTACGTTCCCTTCCGCCGCCATGGCGATATCGTCTACCTCGCGGGCCAGACCAGTTCCCGCGACGGCAAGGCGATCTATGCGGGCGCCCTGCACGGACCGGACGATGTGGAACGCGGCTACGCGGCGGCGCGCCTGTGCATGCTGAATCTGCTCGCCGCGCTATCGCAGGCTTGCGACGGCGATCTGGATCTCGTGGGCGGCTGCCTGAAGGTAAACGGCTTCGTATTGGCGGCGGCCGGTTTCGACGCCGTGCCAGCCGTCGTCAACGGCGCGTCCGACCTGCTGATCGAACTTTTCGGCGACGCCGGAAAACACGCGCGCACCGCCGTGGGCGTGGCGGTACTGCCACGCAACGCCACCGTGGAAGTCGAAGCGGTGTTTTTCCTGAAGTCCTAG
- a CDS encoding carboxylesterase/lipase family protein, translating into MTDASPSMPVVATRAGKLRGRMENGVAVFRGIPYAAPPVGELRFEPPRDHAAWPGERDALADGPIAPQGRSRLAHIMGDFERPQSEDCLTLTLWTPKADAGARPVMVWLHGGAYSSGAGSLPWYTGDRFAANGDVVFVSVNYRLGALGFLYLPGISDGNLGLLDQMQALRWVRDNIAAFGGDPGNVTVVGQSAGGGSIAAMMTMPDAKGLFHRAILQSPGMGRPSRGAAEAAELGARYAHIVGIEPGDEAALKQVPVGKLLSAQGELARSLAGFAVLSLPFSPVRDGRVIEGNIVERLQAGVGGDVDVMVGTTREEMAAFHCVDQAVLNADEAAARQVFERICGPRFQDYYDEFRRLRAVPSPAAMLGDLTTDQVFRMGSLRLAEGQAKAGRAAYVYQFDWQSPVPGFKSCHCLEIPFVFNNRDNWRDSPMLEGADDAEFEGIAHAMHRAWIAFARGGNPNHAGLPHWEPYGLERRATMRFDTLIGTVNDLAGLSYRLPWPAI; encoded by the coding sequence ATGACAGATGCAAGCCCATCCATGCCCGTTGTCGCCACCCGCGCCGGCAAGCTGCGCGGCCGTATGGAAAACGGCGTCGCAGTGTTTCGCGGCATTCCCTACGCCGCGCCGCCGGTGGGCGAGCTGCGCTTCGAGCCGCCGCGCGATCATGCCGCCTGGCCGGGCGAACGCGACGCGCTGGCCGACGGTCCCATCGCGCCGCAAGGCCGCTCGCGCCTGGCGCACATCATGGGCGACTTCGAACGGCCGCAAAGCGAGGACTGCCTGACGCTGACGCTATGGACGCCGAAGGCCGATGCCGGCGCGCGACCCGTCATGGTCTGGCTGCATGGCGGCGCGTATTCCAGCGGCGCGGGCTCGCTGCCGTGGTACACGGGCGACCGTTTCGCGGCCAACGGCGATGTGGTCTTCGTGTCCGTGAATTACCGCCTGGGCGCGCTGGGCTTCCTGTATTTGCCCGGTATCAGCGACGGCAACCTGGGCCTGCTGGACCAGATGCAGGCCCTGCGGTGGGTGCGCGACAACATCGCCGCCTTTGGCGGCGATCCCGGCAACGTGACGGTGGTCGGGCAATCCGCGGGCGGGGGTTCCATCGCGGCCATGATGACCATGCCGGATGCCAAGGGCCTGTTCCATCGCGCCATCCTGCAAAGCCCCGGCATGGGGCGCCCTTCGCGCGGCGCCGCGGAAGCCGCCGAACTGGGCGCGCGCTACGCGCATATCGTCGGCATCGAACCCGGCGACGAAGCGGCGCTGAAGCAGGTGCCCGTGGGCAAGCTGTTGTCCGCGCAGGGCGAACTTGCGCGCAGCCTGGCGGGCTTTGCCGTGCTGTCGCTGCCGTTCTCGCCGGTGCGCGACGGCCGCGTCATCGAGGGCAACATCGTCGAACGCCTGCAGGCGGGGGTCGGTGGCGACGTGGACGTGATGGTGGGTACGACGCGCGAGGAGATGGCTGCCTTCCATTGCGTGGACCAAGCCGTCCTGAATGCCGACGAGGCGGCCGCCCGGCAAGTATTCGAGCGCATCTGCGGCCCCCGGTTCCAGGACTACTACGACGAATTTCGCCGCCTGCGCGCGGTGCCCAGCCCCGCCGCCATGCTGGGCGACCTGACCACCGACCAGGTATTCCGCATGGGCAGCCTGAGGTTGGCGGAAGGGCAGGCGAAGGCGGGCCGTGCCGCCTATGTCTATCAGTTCGACTGGCAGTCGCCGGTACCGGGATTCAAGTCCTGCCATTGCCTGGAGATCCCGTTCGTCTTCAACAACCGCGACAACTGGCGCGACTCTCCCATGCTGGAGGGCGCGGACGACGCGGAGTTCGAAGGGATCGCCCACGCCATGCATCGGGCATGGATCGCATTCGCGCGTGGCGGGAACCCCAATCATGCCGGCCTGCCGCACTGGGAACCGTATGGCCTGGAGCGGCGCGCCACGATGCGCTTCGATACGCTGATCGGAACGGTGAACGACCTGGCGGGGCTGTCCTATCGCTTGCCCTGGCCGGCGATCTGA
- a CDS encoding ABC transporter permease, translating into MRNSSASARGAEAPGWKARLLGEGLVVALLAGWWLTARGLPEFVLPGPLAVGRRLLDLFIDPAFLGHTAISTLRVVVSVLLAGLIGSALAFLSHAVPACEAIVQERIKPVLNSFPSIGWAILAAIWFDAGDFSVIFVEVAILIPFCLVNVTEGLRAIDRELMEMGRSFTRHALRVWWRITLPLLVPYLLSAIRIAYGIAWKIALVSELVGAPSGLGYLMLRAQTTADSVTFLATCFAIVLLFVAGERLVIVPLERRFAAR; encoded by the coding sequence ATGCGCAATAGCTCCGCATCCGCGCGCGGCGCCGAGGCGCCCGGTTGGAAAGCCCGCCTGCTGGGCGAAGGCCTGGTCGTGGCACTGCTTGCCGGATGGTGGCTGACGGCGCGCGGCCTGCCGGAGTTCGTGCTGCCCGGGCCGTTGGCCGTCGGGCGGCGGTTGCTCGATCTGTTCATCGATCCGGCGTTCCTGGGCCACACCGCCATTTCGACGCTGCGCGTGGTCGTTTCGGTGCTGCTGGCCGGACTCATCGGCAGCGCGCTGGCCTTTTTGTCGCACGCCGTGCCCGCGTGCGAAGCGATCGTGCAGGAACGGATCAAGCCCGTACTGAATTCCTTTCCTTCCATAGGGTGGGCGATCCTGGCGGCCATCTGGTTCGATGCCGGGGACTTCAGTGTCATCTTCGTGGAAGTGGCCATCCTGATCCCGTTCTGCCTGGTCAACGTGACGGAGGGCCTGCGGGCGATCGACCGCGAGCTGATGGAGATGGGCCGCAGTTTCACGCGCCACGCGCTGCGGGTGTGGTGGCGCATCACTTTGCCGCTGCTGGTGCCCTACCTGTTGTCCGCCATTCGCATCGCCTACGGTATCGCCTGGAAGATCGCCCTGGTGTCGGAGCTGGTAGGCGCGCCCAGCGGCCTGGGATACCTGATGCTGCGCGCCCAGACCACGGCGGACAGCGTGACTTTCCTGGCGACCTGCTTCGCCATCGTGTTGCTTTTCGTGGCGGGGGAGCGGCTGGTCATCGTGCCGCTGGAACGCCGCTTTGCCGCGCGATAA